From a single Methanofollis sp. W23 genomic region:
- the wtpA gene encoding tungstate ABC transporter substrate-binding protein WtpA has product MMKSKSLLVAAVLLVCAAVFLCGCTGTQTDVTDDGATTPAPGDENGTTAPSETGTPATNETVAPVEGEVLNVFHAGSLAKPFEELEQTFEDAHPGVDVRLYAGGSTKLAREITELGKSADVYATADYSLIPNLMVPAEKADWYLTFAKNRLVLCYTNESNYADEVDDTNWYTILAKDDVNWAFSDPNQDPCGYRAPMVIQLAELNYGDDQIFENTVSAHSNITATEENGTYTIHATEPAPELPLQIRPKSVELVQMLQAGGLDYAWEYRSVAVQHGLNFIELPEAIDLSSVEYADTYKQVQIECTGGMKTGKPVVYGVTIPTNAEHSETALEFVKMLVGEEGQAIMDAQGQPPIVPANAFGDVPAALVNVTATP; this is encoded by the coding sequence ATGATGAAATCGAAATCCCTGCTGGTAGCTGCGGTGCTGCTTGTATGCGCCGCAGTCTTCCTCTGTGGGTGCACCGGCACCCAGACAGATGTCACCGACGACGGAGCCACCACTCCGGCGCCTGGCGATGAGAATGGTACCACTGCACCGTCTGAGACGGGCACCCCGGCAACAAATGAAACTGTTGCCCCGGTAGAAGGAGAGGTGCTGAACGTCTTCCACGCTGGCAGCCTTGCCAAGCCCTTCGAGGAACTTGAACAGACCTTCGAGGACGCCCACCCAGGTGTCGATGTGAGGCTCTATGCCGGCGGCTCGACCAAGCTCGCCCGTGAGATCACCGAACTCGGCAAGAGCGCCGACGTCTATGCCACGGCCGACTACTCACTCATCCCTAACCTTATGGTCCCGGCAGAGAAGGCCGACTGGTATCTCACCTTTGCCAAGAACCGTCTTGTCCTCTGCTACACCAATGAGAGCAATTACGCCGATGAAGTCGACGACACCAACTGGTACACCATCCTTGCAAAGGACGACGTCAACTGGGCCTTCTCCGACCCCAACCAGGATCCCTGCGGCTACCGCGCTCCCATGGTCATCCAGCTTGCCGAACTCAACTATGGCGACGACCAGATCTTTGAGAACACGGTCAGCGCCCACAGCAACATCACGGCGACTGAAGAGAATGGCACCTACACCATCCACGCCACTGAGCCGGCACCAGAACTCCCGCTTCAGATCCGTCCGAAGAGCGTCGAACTCGTGCAGATGCTCCAGGCCGGCGGGCTTGACTATGCCTGGGAGTACAGGAGTGTCGCCGTCCAGCACGGTCTGAACTTCATCGAACTCCCAGAAGCCATCGACCTCTCGTCTGTCGAGTATGCCGACACCTACAAGCAGGTGCAGATCGAATGCACCGGCGGTATGAAGACCGGGAAACCGGTTGTCTACGGGGTGACCATCCCGACGAACGCCGAGCACTCTGAGACGGCCCTTGAGTTCGTGAAGATGCTTGTCGGCGAGGAAGGCCAGGCCATTATGGACGCCCAGGGCCAGCCCCCGATCGTCCCCGCAAATGCCTTCGGTGATGTCCCTGCCGCACTGGTAAACGTCACCGCCACCCCCTAA
- the hisD gene encoding histidinol dehydrogenase: MWKALDVAAWKEQRRADLAGVREAVAGIVDAVQKDGDEALYALTKKFDHIDLEDLAVAPEEFEAAYDEVDDALVDALADAEANIRRFHELQRNRSLWLEEVEPGVVLGVKTTPLDRVGAYVPGGRASYPSTALMTTVPAQVAGVAEVCVCSPPPIHPLTLVALDLAGVDECYRIGGAQAIAAMALGTESIDPVQKIVGPGNVFVTAAKMMLRDHAEIDFPAGPSEIGVLADESADPAFVAADVLAQAEHDPHAGCVLVTTDSSLPERVGAEIKRQLKTAERREIIEAALENSGYVVAADFDEAVEAMDGIAPEHLSIQVADPMAALNAVHHAGSIFVGPYTAVAFGDYASGTNHVLPTAGYARTYSGLDIHHFCKTSSVQMLSKEGAEALGDIVESLAAAEGLHAHANSVRLRRQRRD, translated from the coding sequence ATGTGGAAGGCGCTGGATGTTGCTGCATGGAAGGAACAGCGACGGGCCGACCTTGCCGGGGTGCGGGAGGCCGTCGCCGGGATCGTCGATGCGGTGCAGAAAGACGGGGACGAGGCGCTCTACGCCCTCACCAAAAAGTTCGACCATATCGACCTTGAAGATCTTGCGGTCGCCCCCGAGGAGTTCGAGGCGGCGTACGACGAGGTGGACGACGCTCTGGTCGACGCCCTTGCCGATGCCGAGGCCAATATCAGGCGTTTCCACGAGTTGCAGCGCAACCGTTCGCTCTGGCTCGAAGAGGTGGAACCCGGCGTGGTGCTCGGCGTGAAGACGACGCCTCTCGATCGGGTCGGGGCCTATGTCCCTGGCGGACGCGCATCGTACCCCTCGACAGCCCTGATGACCACGGTCCCCGCGCAGGTGGCAGGGGTGGCGGAGGTCTGCGTCTGCTCGCCGCCTCCTATCCATCCCCTCACCCTTGTCGCCCTCGACCTGGCCGGGGTGGACGAGTGCTACCGGATCGGCGGGGCGCAGGCCATTGCCGCGATGGCCCTGGGGACCGAGAGCATCGACCCGGTCCAGAAGATCGTCGGGCCAGGAAACGTCTTTGTGACCGCGGCCAAGATGATGCTGAGAGACCACGCCGAGATCGACTTCCCGGCCGGGCCCTCAGAGATCGGGGTGCTTGCCGACGAGAGCGCAGACCCCGCCTTCGTCGCTGCCGATGTGCTTGCCCAGGCCGAGCACGACCCCCATGCCGGGTGTGTCCTGGTCACCACCGACTCCTCACTCCCTGAGCGGGTCGGGGCCGAGATCAAACGGCAGCTCAAGACGGCCGAACGCCGGGAGATCATCGAGGCCGCTCTCGAAAACTCAGGATATGTCGTCGCCGCCGACTTCGACGAGGCCGTCGAGGCGATGGATGGGATCGCCCCTGAGCACCTCTCCATCCAGGTCGCCGACCCGATGGCGGCCCTCAACGCCGTGCACCATGCCGGATCCATCTTTGTCGGGCCGTACACCGCCGTCGCCTTCGGGGACTATGCTTCAGGGACCAACCACGTCCTCCCGACTGCGGGCTATGCCAGGACCTACTCAGGCCTTGACATCCACCACTTCTGCAAGACCTCATCGGTCCAGATGCTCAGCAAAGAGGGTGCCGAGGCGCTCGGCGATATCGTCGAGTCGCTTGCCGCCGCCGAGGGGCTTCACGCCCATGCCAACTCAGTGCGGCTCCGCCGACAGCGGCGGGACTGA
- a CDS encoding ABC transporter permease, which produces MGRRRHLADRCLISFALIGSLIVLFTLLALLNMAVGELSDIPHLLRVAADEKVIDTIVTTMGAGLTTVLILLFIGTPLAYVLARTDFRGKGLVEAIIDIPLMLPHTVAGIMVYILFMRRGLIGAPLYEVGIVFEEAFLGIIVAMLFVSAPYFVDAVREGFEKVPVHLENVARTLGATRFQAFTKVVLPLSVRHIFNGSILAWGRAIGEFAAVVFIAYYPFVISTLIYNTFTTDGIKESTSVAFVMIVVCFAVFAGLRIIMKHVGRYDDRV; this is translated from the coding sequence ATGGGAAGAAGGCGCCACCTCGCCGACCGCTGTCTCATCTCCTTTGCCCTCATCGGGAGCCTGATCGTTCTCTTCACGCTCCTTGCACTCCTCAACATGGCAGTGGGAGAACTCTCCGACATCCCGCACCTCCTGCGGGTGGCGGCCGACGAGAAGGTCATCGACACCATCGTCACGACCATGGGAGCGGGTCTGACAACGGTCCTCATCCTCCTCTTCATCGGGACCCCGCTGGCATATGTCCTGGCCAGGACTGATTTCAGGGGGAAAGGACTCGTGGAAGCGATCATCGACATCCCCCTGATGCTCCCGCACACCGTCGCGGGGATCATGGTCTATATCCTCTTCATGCGGCGCGGGCTCATCGGCGCTCCCCTCTATGAAGTCGGGATCGTCTTCGAGGAGGCGTTCCTCGGGATCATCGTCGCAATGCTCTTTGTCTCGGCGCCGTACTTCGTCGACGCCGTGAGGGAGGGGTTCGAGAAGGTGCCGGTCCACCTGGAGAATGTGGCCCGCACCCTGGGGGCCACCAGGTTCCAGGCATTCACGAAGGTGGTGCTCCCGCTGAGCGTACGCCATATCTTCAACGGCTCTATTCTCGCATGGGGCCGGGCCATCGGAGAGTTTGCCGCCGTTGTCTTCATCGCCTATTATCCGTTCGTCATCTCGACGCTCATCTACAACACTTTCACGACCGACGGGATTAAGGAGAGCACTTCGGTGGCATTCGTGATGATCGTGGTCTGTTTCGCGGTCTTTGCAGGACTCAGGATCATAATGAAGCATGTGGGGAGGTACGATGATCGAGTTTGA
- a CDS encoding ABC transporter ATP-binding protein — MIEFEHVSLELGDFALKDVSLSIQKGDHYCILGPSGAGKTVILEAVAGLHTPREGRVLLRGEDVGDIPPERRGVALVYQDYSLFPHMTVRKNIGFGLRLKKVPDAEIERRVDRLLERFSITHLADRHPLTMSGGEQQRVAIARALATEPDILLLDEPFAALDPVTKETLMDELVRVRKETGLTVVQVTHAREEALRLSTRIAVIIDGRLVQEDTREGVFDAPHSVEVARFVGMENIVDGVVDESQDGLVSVRVGDRVLFALSGAHPGAKVSAAFRAADVVLARAGAEESTARNHFDGVITEVIPRGGPLVMVRLDCGFPLVAMITRRSAEESSLAPGDRVSVRFKASAVLALPAD, encoded by the coding sequence ATGATCGAGTTTGAGCATGTATCATTGGAACTTGGAGATTTTGCCCTGAAAGACGTGAGCCTCTCGATCCAGAAGGGAGACCACTACTGTATCCTTGGGCCTTCTGGAGCAGGGAAGACTGTGATCCTTGAGGCGGTCGCCGGGCTTCATACGCCGCGAGAGGGGCGCGTCCTCCTGCGCGGCGAGGACGTCGGCGACATCCCGCCAGAGCGGCGTGGAGTGGCCCTGGTCTACCAGGACTATTCGCTCTTCCCCCACATGACGGTCAGGAAGAACATCGGCTTTGGGCTGCGTCTCAAGAAGGTCCCTGACGCCGAGATCGAGAGGCGGGTGGACAGACTGCTGGAACGCTTCTCCATCACCCACCTTGCCGACCGCCATCCTCTGACGATGAGCGGGGGCGAGCAGCAGCGGGTAGCGATCGCGCGGGCGCTTGCGACTGAGCCCGACATCCTCCTCCTCGACGAACCCTTTGCCGCCCTTGACCCGGTCACGAAGGAGACGCTGATGGACGAACTTGTGAGGGTGAGGAAGGAGACCGGGCTGACCGTGGTCCAGGTGACGCACGCGCGTGAAGAGGCGTTGCGGCTTTCGACGCGGATCGCCGTCATCATCGACGGGCGCCTGGTCCAGGAGGACACACGGGAGGGAGTCTTCGACGCCCCGCACAGCGTGGAGGTGGCGCGGTTTGTGGGGATGGAGAATATCGTCGACGGCGTCGTGGACGAGAGCCAGGACGGGCTTGTCTCGGTCCGTGTCGGGGACCGGGTCCTCTTCGCCCTCTCAGGCGCACACCCAGGGGCGAAGGTCTCGGCGGCGTTCAGGGCGGCCGACGTGGTCCTTGCCCGCGCCGGAGCAGAGGAGAGCACGGCGCGCAACCACTTCGACGGCGTGATCACCGAGGTGATCCCGAGGGGCGGCCCTCTCGTCATGGTCAGGCTCGACTGCGGGTTCCCGCTCGTCGCCATGATCACCAGGCGCTCGGCAGAGGAGAGTAGTCTCGCGCCTGGTGACAGGGTCTCGGTCAGGTTCAAGGCAAGCGCCGTCCTTGCCCTCCCTGCCGACTGA
- a CDS encoding acylphosphatase: MRTIARGRVQGVGYRSYVAGCAARIGVEGYVKNLPDGTVEMVAEGDAADLAAFFEGVRAEGEPVIAVEDLVVEVSAPTGEFTGFEARFGDRKEELFRRSMLALDLLKALLKTEQEMLAEQRKTNALLEELVAAGKK, encoded by the coding sequence ATGCGGACCATCGCACGCGGCAGGGTGCAGGGCGTCGGCTACCGGAGTTATGTCGCCGGGTGCGCGGCGAGAATCGGTGTCGAGGGATATGTGAAGAACCTCCCTGACGGCACGGTCGAGATGGTGGCCGAGGGAGATGCCGCGGACCTTGCCGCCTTTTTCGAGGGGGTGCGGGCGGAGGGCGAACCGGTGATCGCAGTCGAGGACCTGGTGGTCGAGGTCTCGGCACCCACCGGGGAGTTCACCGGGTTTGAGGCGCGGTTTGGAGACCGGAAGGAAGAACTCTTCAGGAGGAGCATGCTTGCCCTCGACCTGCTGAAGGCGCTCCTGAAGACCGAGCAGGAGATGCTCGCCGAGCAGAGAAAGACGAACGCCCTCCTTGAAGAACTGGTGGCGGCCGGAAAAAAATGA
- a CDS encoding PAS domain S-box protein: MMQVLHVDDEPVILEMTQFFLERSGEVQVTTCTSAEEALGLIESTEFDAVISDYEMPGMNGIDFLFELRCAGITVPFIIFTGRGREEVVIEALNQGADFYIHKGGEARSQFAELRNAVRQAVEKYQADQEVRVSERRISEIFHHLPDATFAVDCGGRILAWNRAMEEMSGVAAREIVGTGGHVYASPFYGISRPTLVDALLHPGEEVDAAYTVIQQEKGLIIAETEEASVDGRPAVLWAKVTLLYDQNGNVAGAIESVRDITAQKQAEKELILAGEYRRTLIEAHIDPLVTIGPDRRITDVNAATETLTGLGRTALIGTDFCSLFTDPGRAEDVCKMVMADGAVREYPLAIQGADGDVCPVLFYGTIYLGRDEEARGVFAELHAPLPGGGEQGICRVMAPSLPG, encoded by the coding sequence ATGATGCAGGTTCTCCATGTCGACGACGAACCGGTCATCCTTGAGATGACGCAGTTCTTTCTTGAACGCAGCGGCGAGGTGCAGGTCACCACCTGCACCTCTGCAGAGGAAGCCCTTGGACTTATCGAGAGCACGGAGTTTGATGCGGTCATCTCCGACTATGAGATGCCTGGCATGAATGGGATCGACTTCCTCTTTGAACTGAGATGTGCCGGGATCACCGTCCCGTTCATTATCTTTACCGGGCGGGGGAGAGAAGAGGTGGTGATCGAGGCGCTCAACCAGGGGGCCGACTTCTATATCCATAAGGGGGGAGAGGCCAGGTCGCAGTTTGCAGAACTGCGGAACGCAGTCAGGCAGGCCGTGGAGAAATACCAGGCCGACCAGGAGGTCCGTGTATCTGAACGCCGGATCTCTGAGATCTTTCACCACCTCCCTGATGCGACCTTTGCCGTCGACTGTGGCGGCAGGATTCTTGCCTGGAACCGAGCGATGGAGGAGATGAGCGGGGTGGCGGCACGCGAGATTGTCGGGACAGGCGGCCACGTCTATGCGTCTCCCTTTTACGGCATCTCCAGGCCGACACTGGTGGACGCCCTCCTTCATCCCGGCGAAGAGGTGGACGCCGCCTATACCGTCATTCAGCAGGAGAAGGGGCTGATCATTGCAGAGACCGAGGAGGCGTCGGTGGACGGGCGACCGGCGGTGCTCTGGGCCAAGGTAACCCTGTTGTACGACCAGAACGGAAATGTCGCCGGGGCGATCGAGTCGGTCCGCGATATCACGGCACAGAAACAGGCAGAGAAAGAACTCATCTTGGCCGGGGAGTACCGCCGCACCCTGATCGAGGCACATATCGACCCGCTGGTGACCATCGGTCCTGACCGGCGGATCACCGACGTCAACGCGGCGACCGAGACATTGACCGGCCTGGGACGGACCGCCCTGATCGGCACTGATTTCTGTTCGCTCTTCACCGATCCAGGGCGTGCAGAGGACGTATGCAAGATGGTGATGGCCGATGGCGCAGTCAGGGAATATCCCCTCGCAATCCAGGGTGCGGATGGAGACGTGTGCCCGGTGCTCTTCTACGGCACCATCTACCTGGGAAGGGACGAGGAAGCGAGAGGGGTCTTTGCCGAACTGCACGCTCCTCTGCCTGGTGGCGGGGAGCAAGGCATCTGCCGTGTCATGGCCCCGTCTCTCCCAGGCTAG
- a CDS encoding PRC-barrel domain-containing protein, with product MSFASPVTIVHPRIVATEKILGRRVKNALGEDLGEIHHLMIDMGSGSIVFAVLSSGGIMGLGEKLYPVPWQALTEEEDDFLLKMRKETMETAPNFDHGHWPKADDLSWFERVYRFYDYSPPWESEIK from the coding sequence ATGAGTTTTGCAAGTCCGGTCACGATAGTCCACCCGCGGATTGTGGCCACCGAAAAGATCCTTGGCAGGAGAGTGAAGAACGCCCTCGGTGAAGACCTCGGCGAGATCCACCACCTGATGATAGACATGGGCTCGGGTTCGATCGTCTTTGCCGTCCTCTCCTCGGGCGGGATCATGGGCCTGGGAGAGAAATTGTATCCTGTACCCTGGCAGGCACTCACCGAAGAGGAGGACGACTTTCTCCTGAAGATGAGAAAGGAAACGATGGAAACGGCACCGAACTTCGACCACGGCCACTGGCCAAAGGCCGACGACCTCTCGTGGTTCGAACGGGTGTACCGGTTCTACGACTACAGTCCCCCCTGGGAGAGCGAGATCAAATAA
- the ilvE gene encoding branched-chain-amino-acid transaminase, with protein sequence MIIYLNGEFVPEEEAKVSVFDHGLLYGDGVFEGIRAYNGRVFRLDEHIDRLYDSAKTIDLEVPLSKEEFKEALLETLRRNDLKDAYIRPVVTRGKGNMGLDPRSCATPTVFIIAAGWGAMYGDLYVKGLTAVTVSVRRNAADALPPNVKSLNYLNNILAKIEANYKGGDEAIFLDTHGNITEGSGDNLFLVKDGVLITPHTLNNLRGVTRHVVLEAAAALGLTVMERDVGYFDLYTADEVFVTGTAAELGPIVTIDGRTIGTGTPGPITKQLMAGFSAITAKEGTPIY encoded by the coding sequence ATGATCATTTACCTCAACGGTGAGTTTGTCCCCGAGGAGGAGGCGAAGGTCTCAGTCTTTGACCACGGCCTGCTGTACGGTGACGGTGTCTTTGAGGGGATCCGGGCATACAATGGCCGGGTCTTCAGACTGGACGAGCACATTGACCGGCTCTATGACTCGGCCAAGACGATCGACCTTGAGGTGCCCCTCTCCAAGGAGGAGTTCAAGGAGGCGCTCCTTGAGACCCTGCGCAGGAACGACCTCAAGGACGCCTATATCAGGCCGGTGGTCACCCGCGGCAAGGGCAACATGGGCCTGGACCCCAGGAGTTGCGCCACCCCGACGGTCTTCATCATCGCCGCCGGGTGGGGCGCGATGTACGGCGACCTCTACGTGAAGGGGCTTACTGCCGTCACGGTCTCGGTCAGGAGAAACGCCGCCGACGCTCTCCCGCCGAATGTCAAGAGCCTCAACTATCTCAACAACATCCTTGCGAAGATCGAGGCCAACTACAAGGGCGGCGACGAGGCAATCTTCCTCGACACCCACGGCAACATCACCGAGGGCTCGGGCGACAACCTCTTCCTGGTCAAAGATGGCGTCCTCATCACCCCGCACACCCTCAACAACCTGCGTGGGGTCACCAGGCATGTCGTCCTCGAAGCGGCGGCGGCCCTCGGGCTCACCGTGATGGAGCGCGATGTCGGCTACTTCGACCTCTATACTGCCGACGAGGTCTTTGTCACCGGCACGGCGGCCGAACTTGGCCCGATCGTCACCATCGACGGCCGGACCATCGGGACCGGTACCCCCGGCCCGATCACCAAGCAGTTGATGGCCGGGTTCTCCGCCATCACCGCGAAGGAAGGCACCCCGATCTACTGA
- the cfbB gene encoding Ni-sirohydrochlorin a,c-diamide synthase has protein sequence MKALLISGDRSGSGKTSITLALAALLSREASVQTYKVAMDYIDPSYLTAVTGRPCRNLDSYVMSPAQMQGVFEHGAEGADLALVEGVRGLFEGAEATGDAGSTASVAKALGLPVVLVVDARSITRSAAAIVNGYAGFDPDVRVAGVILNNIRTEGHRDKTTRAIEHYCGLPVIGAVPKDEGMRLAMRHLGLVPYREGQEGDEFLARVEAIKEVVASYIDLDTLKGLMTEYTPQGRVREIFAPVQEAPDLRVAVAYDEAFNFYYHDLFDLLGALGAEVVPFSPIHDSFPEADGYILGGGYPELYAEGLEKNLRMREGLCAAAGDGVPIYAECGGLVYLTDRLTLRSGWQGREHEEVYEMCGVLPGDAAIPGRRTLGYVEGRAGPACPFGDWGFRGHEFHYSEVDLAEGTTYAYRLSRGTGIAGRKDGAVRGQVLASYTHLHPVASAALYRGFVARCRERRNEP, from the coding sequence ATGAAAGCCCTCCTCATCTCAGGCGACCGGTCTGGCAGCGGGAAGACGAGCATTACCCTCGCCCTCGCCGCTCTCCTCTCGCGGGAGGCCTCGGTCCAGACCTACAAGGTGGCGATGGACTACATCGACCCGTCATATCTCACGGCGGTCACCGGCAGGCCCTGCCGGAACCTGGACTCCTATGTGATGTCTCCGGCCCAGATGCAGGGGGTCTTCGAGCACGGGGCGGAGGGCGCCGACCTCGCCCTGGTCGAAGGGGTGCGGGGGCTCTTCGAGGGGGCCGAGGCCACCGGCGATGCAGGCAGCACCGCCTCGGTCGCCAAGGCCCTCGGGCTTCCTGTGGTCCTGGTCGTGGACGCCAGGAGCATCACCAGGAGCGCCGCCGCCATCGTCAACGGGTATGCCGGATTCGACCCCGACGTCAGGGTCGCCGGCGTCATCCTCAACAACATCAGGACCGAAGGTCACCGTGACAAAACAACCAGAGCCATCGAACACTACTGCGGGCTCCCGGTGATCGGGGCGGTCCCGAAAGACGAGGGGATGCGGCTTGCGATGCGCCACCTCGGGCTGGTCCCGTACCGCGAGGGCCAGGAGGGCGACGAGTTCCTGGCACGGGTCGAGGCCATCAAGGAGGTGGTCGCCTCATACATCGACCTCGACACCCTGAAGGGACTGATGACCGAGTACACCCCGCAGGGGCGTGTCAGGGAGATCTTTGCGCCGGTGCAGGAGGCGCCAGACCTCAGGGTCGCGGTCGCCTATGACGAGGCCTTCAACTTCTACTACCACGACCTCTTCGATCTCCTTGGGGCGCTCGGGGCCGAGGTCGTTCCTTTCAGCCCGATCCACGACTCGTTCCCAGAGGCCGACGGGTATATTCTCGGCGGCGGGTATCCTGAACTCTATGCTGAAGGGCTTGAGAAAAATCTCCGGATGCGAGAAGGACTCTGTGCCGCGGCCGGAGACGGCGTCCCCATCTATGCCGAATGCGGCGGGCTCGTCTACCTCACCGACCGTCTCACCCTCCGATCAGGATGGCAGGGGCGGGAGCACGAGGAGGTCTACGAGATGTGCGGCGTCCTCCCTGGCGACGCCGCTATCCCGGGCCGCCGGACCCTGGGCTATGTCGAGGGGCGTGCCGGTCCGGCATGTCCCTTCGGGGACTGGGGGTTCCGCGGGCACGAGTTCCATTACTCTGAGGTCGACCTTGCCGAAGGGACGACCTATGCCTACCGCCTCTCCAGAGGGACCGGGATCGCCGGCAGGAAGGACGGGGCGGTCCGAGGCCAGGTACTCGCGAGTTACACCCATCTCCACCCGGTGGCAAGCGCCGCCCTGTACCGTGGATTCGTCGCCAGGTGCAGGGAACGGCGGAACGAACCATAA
- the cfbD gene encoding Ni-sirohydrochlorin a,c-diamide reductive cyclase catalytic subunit → MEYVQPRPSSIVASLYTARDLGVEVAILHGPSGCSFKHARLLEEDGMRVLTTSLGENEFIFGGQGVLERVLRYAEAEFSPTRMAVIGTCVSMIIGEDIEAAIEGSGVETPTIGVEIHAGFRENIDGVLAVLEPAARAGWIAGDELERQRRLLAAANQVERLRGAASQPYIEPSRGDLKHRAAHRLLDLARSGKKGVAVLNAKKETAYMFADELCALHEVCPEAEITYLANLEDRGLPKVRADAARILAGMKERGIDPALLGALDEYGENGEAVGERIQEIKPDFAFLVGVPHAVPPEYTDGIETISVTNGPRQVAPLKAIGHAMVVVEVDLHPKTLGVREIVESEFGAVLRSMNGE, encoded by the coding sequence ATGGAATACGTACAACCACGGCCAAGTTCGATCGTCGCCTCCCTGTACACCGCCCGCGACCTGGGAGTGGAGGTGGCCATCCTCCACGGCCCGTCGGGGTGCTCGTTCAAGCATGCCCGCCTCCTTGAAGAAGACGGGATGCGGGTCCTGACCACCTCGCTCGGCGAGAACGAGTTCATCTTCGGTGGCCAGGGTGTTCTGGAGCGGGTGCTCAGGTACGCCGAGGCAGAGTTCTCTCCGACGCGGATGGCAGTGATCGGGACCTGTGTCTCGATGATCATCGGCGAGGACATCGAGGCGGCCATCGAAGGCTCAGGGGTGGAGACCCCGACCATCGGGGTCGAGATCCATGCCGGGTTCAGGGAGAACATCGACGGCGTCCTTGCGGTCCTCGAGCCCGCCGCACGGGCCGGGTGGATCGCCGGGGACGAACTCGAACGGCAGCGCCGTCTCCTCGCCGCGGCAAACCAGGTGGAACGTCTCAGGGGTGCGGCCTCGCAGCCGTACATCGAGCCTTCACGGGGCGACCTCAAGCACCGTGCCGCCCATCGTCTCCTCGACCTTGCGAGGAGCGGGAAGAAGGGGGTCGCGGTGCTCAATGCAAAGAAAGAGACGGCGTACATGTTCGCCGACGAACTCTGCGCCCTCCACGAGGTCTGCCCTGAGGCCGAGATCACCTATCTTGCCAACCTCGAAGACCGCGGCCTCCCCAAGGTGCGGGCCGACGCCGCTCGTATCCTGGCCGGGATGAAAGAGCGGGGGATCGACCCCGCACTCCTCGGCGCCCTCGACGAGTATGGGGAGAACGGCGAGGCCGTCGGCGAACGGATCCAGGAGATCAAACCAGACTTCGCCTTCCTGGTCGGGGTGCCCCATGCCGTCCCGCCAGAATACACCGACGGTATCGAGACGATCTCGGTCACCAACGGCCCGCGCCAGGTCGCGCCCCTCAAGGCGATCGGCCATGCCATGGTCGTCGTCGAGGTCGACCTCCACCCCAAGACTCTCGGAGTGAGGGAGATCGTGGAGAGCGAGTTCGGCGCGGTGTTGCGGAGCATGAACGGAGAGTGA